A single window of Rubripirellula lacrimiformis DNA harbors:
- a CDS encoding FAD-dependent oxidoreductase, protein MKVVQLIDSADRMLAERVRVVHDVPVDRQGQFVLYWMRSAIRADENPALNIAIEFANRIKKPLLVYQGLSQRYPYASDRHHSFILQGARDVQQEFADRNIQYALHVERPGRCQPHLRTLAGRAACVITEDMPVEPIRRWTAILCRGLHCPVVAVDTACVVPMRIVGRSYERAFEFRDATKALYQERTAASPADVEMDCTANSSVSLPFEPMDLQRVEIADLVSQCKIDHSIHPVADTVGGSQAGYARWMKFRDTALANYDQLRNDALVDGVSRMSPYLHYGMVAPTKIARQAAADSNSGAKKFLDELLIWRELAYGFCFYRRDHGRLSALPDWAIETLREHESDRRESNYSWEQMARGRTGDSLWDSAQRSLLIQGQLHNNVRMTWGKAILNWTPDAKHALDRIIDLNHRYALDGRDPASYGGILWCLGQFDRPFQPPQPILGTVRSRSTTEHAKRLDVEAFRQRVTTPIRSSMPSVAVIGAGMSGLICARTLSDVGYEVTVFEKSRGVGGRMSTRRVDDQLRFDHGAQYFTAGDDRFKRYVDSWVQDGVVQPWQGRIVDLQGGLIQDQTMDQEQKVGIKRWVAVPGMNAIGKHLAADLKVQFGIRVAPLSRLGDRWALSSDDGMEFGKFDVAIVAVPAGQAAKLMAEAPKLADRAGEVEMSGCWAVMLTLQSDSDIEFDAATVHQSPLSWISLAVSQDAGKLRKHGCCTRLVNGLGTTSMRRPTRSGNDWLRSSGRSSVEAQDNLSTASLICGGSLCRQIHCPLRVCLIATFKSEPVAIGVEVPMSRTHS, encoded by the coding sequence ATGAAGGTCGTGCAGTTGATTGATTCGGCGGACCGCATGTTGGCCGAGCGTGTGCGAGTGGTCCACGACGTTCCGGTAGATCGTCAAGGCCAATTTGTTCTGTATTGGATGCGGTCGGCGATCCGTGCCGACGAGAATCCGGCGCTGAACATCGCAATCGAATTCGCGAACCGGATCAAGAAGCCGCTGTTGGTCTACCAGGGGCTATCCCAGCGGTACCCCTACGCGTCGGACCGGCATCACAGCTTCATTTTGCAGGGTGCACGCGATGTGCAGCAAGAATTCGCCGACCGGAATATCCAGTACGCATTGCATGTCGAACGACCGGGACGTTGCCAACCCCACCTGCGAACACTTGCCGGACGCGCCGCGTGCGTGATCACCGAAGACATGCCGGTGGAGCCGATCCGTCGATGGACTGCAATTCTGTGTCGCGGACTCCATTGCCCTGTGGTTGCGGTCGACACGGCTTGCGTCGTTCCGATGCGTATCGTGGGCAGAAGCTACGAACGAGCGTTTGAGTTTCGAGACGCGACCAAAGCACTTTATCAAGAACGCACCGCAGCGAGTCCGGCGGACGTCGAGATGGATTGCACGGCAAACTCCAGCGTTTCGCTACCGTTTGAACCGATGGATCTGCAGAGGGTCGAGATCGCGGATTTGGTTAGCCAGTGCAAAATCGACCATTCGATCCATCCCGTTGCGGACACAGTCGGGGGATCGCAGGCAGGCTATGCACGGTGGATGAAGTTTCGAGACACGGCCTTGGCGAATTACGATCAGCTGCGAAACGACGCCCTGGTCGATGGCGTCAGTCGGATGTCGCCCTACTTGCACTACGGGATGGTGGCGCCCACGAAGATCGCTCGCCAGGCGGCGGCCGATTCAAATTCGGGCGCGAAGAAGTTTCTTGACGAGCTCTTAATTTGGCGTGAACTTGCCTATGGATTCTGTTTCTACCGTCGTGATCACGGGCGGCTATCCGCGCTGCCGGACTGGGCGATTGAGACACTGCGTGAACACGAATCCGATCGTCGTGAATCCAATTATTCTTGGGAACAGATGGCACGCGGTCGGACCGGCGATTCGCTTTGGGATTCAGCACAACGATCGTTGTTGATCCAGGGACAGTTGCATAACAATGTCCGGATGACATGGGGCAAGGCAATTTTGAACTGGACGCCAGATGCCAAACACGCGCTGGATCGGATCATCGATTTGAATCATCGCTATGCATTGGATGGACGTGATCCGGCTTCGTATGGTGGGATTCTGTGGTGCCTTGGACAGTTCGATCGCCCATTTCAGCCGCCTCAGCCCATCTTGGGGACAGTCCGTTCGCGGTCCACCACTGAACACGCCAAACGTCTGGATGTCGAAGCATTCCGTCAACGGGTGACCACACCGATCCGTTCTTCCATGCCATCGGTGGCTGTGATAGGGGCAGGGATGTCCGGCCTGATCTGCGCACGAACGTTAAGCGATGTCGGATATGAGGTAACCGTTTTCGAGAAGAGTCGAGGAGTCGGTGGCCGCATGTCGACACGACGCGTGGATGATCAGCTTCGATTCGACCACGGGGCACAGTACTTCACCGCAGGGGACGATCGTTTCAAGCGATATGTTGATTCCTGGGTTCAGGACGGCGTGGTCCAACCCTGGCAGGGCCGCATCGTGGATCTTCAGGGTGGATTGATCCAAGACCAGACAATGGACCAAGAACAGAAGGTGGGAATCAAACGATGGGTGGCGGTCCCGGGAATGAATGCGATCGGCAAGCATCTCGCCGCTGATTTGAAGGTTCAATTCGGAATTCGCGTCGCACCACTGAGCCGATTGGGGGATCGTTGGGCGCTATCGAGCGATGACGGTATGGAATTTGGGAAATTTGATGTCGCCATCGTTGCGGTCCCCGCGGGACAGGCTGCAAAGTTGATGGCGGAAGCTCCGAAGCTTGCTGATCGAGCGGGCGAGGTCGAGATGTCGGGGTGCTGGGCTGTGATGTTAACGCTACAGTCCGATTCCGACATCGAATTCGACGCGGCGACGGTCCATCAGTCGCCGCTGTCCTGGATTTCACTCGCAGTAAGCCAGGACGCCGGCAAACTCAGGAAACATGGGTGCTGCACGCGACTGGTGAATGGACTCGGGACCACATCGATGAGGCGTCCGACGAGGTCGGGCAACGATTGGTTGCGGAGTTCTGGAAGGTCGTCGGTCGAAGCCCAGGACAACCTCTCCACTGCCAGTCTCATCTGTGGCGGTTCGCTGTGCCGACAGATCCACTGCCCGTTGAGAGTCTGTTTGATTGCGACCTTCAAATCGGAGCCTGTGGCGATTGGTGTGGAGGTACCCATGTCGAGGACGCATTCTTAA
- a CDS encoding SDR family NAD(P)-dependent oxidoreductase: MSQKNYVVVGGSHGIGLGIVKRLIRSAAAVTVVSRTWEFASSLPDVIHVPADVTTDTMDPGCLPDSIDGLAYCPGSIHLGPVRGLKPDAMIRDYELNVVGAVKCLQASLVAMKASGNSSMVMFSTVAVTQGLAMHSSVAAAKGAVEGLTRAFAAELAPKIRVNCIAPSLTDTPLAERLLSSDEKRHAMAQRHPLQRVGSVDDVAAMAEFLLTDVSSWITGQVMAVDGGMSRIRS; encoded by the coding sequence ATGAGTCAAAAGAATTACGTAGTCGTGGGTGGTAGTCATGGAATCGGCCTGGGCATTGTCAAGCGATTGATTCGGTCTGCCGCGGCCGTCACGGTGGTGTCACGCACTTGGGAATTCGCGTCATCGCTGCCGGATGTGATTCACGTACCGGCCGATGTGACGACCGACACGATGGATCCTGGTTGTCTTCCCGATTCGATCGACGGCCTGGCATACTGTCCAGGGTCGATCCATCTGGGGCCGGTGCGTGGCTTGAAACCAGACGCGATGATCCGCGACTATGAACTGAACGTGGTCGGGGCGGTGAAGTGTCTGCAGGCTTCGCTGGTCGCGATGAAGGCGTCGGGCAATTCTTCGATGGTGATGTTCAGTACGGTGGCCGTCACACAGGGGCTCGCGATGCATTCGTCGGTGGCGGCGGCAAAGGGCGCCGTGGAAGGTTTAACACGCGCTTTCGCGGCAGAGCTAGCTCCCAAAATTCGAGTGAACTGCATCGCACCGTCATTGACCGATACACCACTGGCCGAACGACTATTGTCCAGCGACGAAAAACGCCACGCGATGGCTCAACGGCACCCGCTGCAACGCGTGGGATCGGTCGACGATGTGGCAGCGATGGCTGAGTTTTTACTGACAGACGTTTCCAGCTGGATCACCGGGCAGGTGATGGCTGTCGATGGCGGAATGTCGCGAATCCGGTCATGA
- a CDS encoding cryptochrome/photolyase family protein → MTCSLVFRLAQNVRPECWFVPTIRRRGADSLFKRLGTCSLILLIFPNQLFDQHPGLLLDPSRVVLIEDSLFFGDKHHPAKFHKQKLWLHRATMKRYQFRLSQQGLEVDYLDYAEDETLEDQIGRCIPAKQRTDQRLCVVDPADFLVEKRLTNAADRMGMELEILPSPGFLNTPDQNRQYRDGKKRWFMADFYRSQRQRLDVLIEDGEPVGGQWSFDEQNRKKVPKSELSSIPENLTLKRDSFDTYAKSHVQQRFADNPGQIDELYYPTSHEDAKRWLTHFLKRRFSKFGDYEDAIVEGESWLWHSMLTPSLNIGLLTPEDVVSATTKYAAANDVPINSVEGFLRQVIGWREFMRATYDDLGVPMRTTNHWNHHRPMPNCFYDGTTGVAPIDDTIRRLLKTGYCHHIERLMVLGGFMFLCEIDPDDIYTWFMEMFVDSYDWVMVPNVYAMSQNADGGSITTKPYFSGSSYIRKMSHYKKAPWCDVWDGLYWRWIWNHVDDLAKNPRWAMMCAMAKKMDDEKREQHLRSAETFLGELI, encoded by the coding sequence TTGACTTGTTCGCTGGTTTTTCGGTTGGCCCAAAATGTGCGTCCTGAGTGCTGGTTCGTGCCGACGATTCGTCGTCGCGGTGCTGATTCGCTGTTCAAACGATTGGGAACCTGTTCATTGATACTGCTGATCTTTCCAAACCAACTCTTCGACCAGCATCCGGGATTGCTGCTGGATCCGTCGCGGGTGGTCCTGATCGAAGACTCGCTGTTCTTCGGCGACAAGCATCACCCGGCAAAGTTTCACAAGCAAAAATTGTGGCTCCACCGAGCTACGATGAAACGGTACCAATTCAGACTAAGTCAGCAGGGACTTGAGGTTGACTACCTGGACTACGCCGAAGACGAAACTTTGGAGGATCAGATAGGCCGCTGCATCCCTGCCAAGCAGCGCACTGACCAGCGGCTATGTGTGGTTGATCCGGCCGACTTCCTTGTGGAAAAGCGATTGACGAATGCTGCGGACCGGATGGGCATGGAGTTGGAAATATTGCCCAGCCCGGGGTTCCTCAATACACCGGACCAGAACCGTCAGTATCGCGATGGAAAGAAGCGATGGTTCATGGCCGACTTTTACAGATCGCAGCGGCAGCGATTGGACGTTTTGATCGAAGATGGCGAACCTGTTGGCGGGCAATGGAGTTTCGACGAACAGAATCGAAAGAAGGTGCCGAAATCCGAGTTGTCCTCGATTCCCGAAAATTTGACTCTGAAACGCGATTCATTCGACACCTATGCCAAATCACATGTGCAGCAGCGGTTTGCGGACAATCCAGGCCAGATCGACGAACTGTACTATCCGACGTCGCACGAGGACGCAAAGCGTTGGTTGACTCATTTTTTGAAGCGACGCTTTTCGAAGTTCGGCGACTATGAGGATGCCATCGTCGAGGGCGAATCCTGGCTATGGCATAGCATGCTGACGCCGTCGCTGAACATCGGTCTGCTGACACCCGAGGATGTGGTTTCCGCGACGACGAAGTACGCCGCCGCGAACGATGTCCCCATCAATTCAGTGGAAGGTTTTCTGCGGCAAGTGATTGGTTGGCGGGAATTCATGCGAGCAACCTACGATGATTTGGGGGTGCCAATGCGAACAACGAACCACTGGAACCACCATCGCCCGATGCCGAATTGCTTCTACGACGGAACGACCGGAGTGGCACCGATCGATGACACGATTCGGCGGTTGTTGAAGACGGGCTATTGCCACCACATCGAACGTCTGATGGTGCTGGGCGGGTTCATGTTCTTGTGCGAGATTGATCCCGACGACATTTACACGTGGTTCATGGAAATGTTCGTCGACAGCTACGACTGGGTGATGGTTCCGAATGTCTATGCGATGAGTCAGAACGCGGATGGCGGCTCGATCACGACCAAGCCCTATTTCTCGGGATCGTCGTACATTCGCAAGATGAGCCACTACAAAAAGGCGCCGTGGTGCGATGTCTGGGACGGATTGTACTGGCGATGGATTTGGAATCACGTCGACGATTTGGCCAAGAATCCTCGCTGGGCCATGATGTGCGCAATGGCGAAAAAGATGGACGACGAAAAACGCGAGCAACATCTTCGCAGCGCTGAAACCTTCTTGGGCGAACTGATCTAG
- a CDS encoding alpha/beta hydrolase, whose product MTPGLNDSGTLWLGDSDTKELWCSGILYKTYRVQKRLNLLALGDDFLPGQADSNHNITIHFFSKVLSVPAIANARICVAFLAILLIVSSFQASAPSVWADDEPPTGDQSPTGPIFDEPTYPVKATLGLPYAQGMIYHPTDTARFFPRNLTLDVYQPDEDVAQHRPVVLLVHSGGFWTGDSLMKSMVRAGNYFAERGWVCFSINYRLHGDRAIAPTGWLKNRPTYAATRDAKAAIRWIRANAKTYRIDPNSIVAYGGSAGGYIGAALAASDESDFRDELLTNEAESKLLQATHLEQSSQVQAVVSHWGSGLLLELLKEYDGRDRFDSDDAPLLIIHGTEDKVVPYHHAEDLLKNYRSKIEHFRLDGFGHSAWAAKVNGDSLLDAVYPFMQQALNLSAK is encoded by the coding sequence ATGACCCCGGGACTGAATGACTCTGGGACGCTTTGGCTTGGCGACTCGGATACGAAAGAACTCTGGTGCTCTGGGATTCTTTACAAAACTTACCGCGTCCAAAAACGGCTTAACTTACTCGCGCTTGGCGATGACTTTCTGCCGGGCCAAGCGGACTCGAACCACAACATCACTATCCATTTCTTTTCGAAGGTTCTCAGCGTGCCAGCGATAGCGAATGCCCGAATATGTGTCGCGTTTCTAGCGATCCTGTTGATCGTGTCGAGTTTCCAAGCGAGCGCACCGTCTGTGTGGGCGGACGACGAACCGCCAACGGGTGATCAATCACCGACCGGTCCGATCTTCGATGAACCGACCTATCCGGTGAAGGCCACGCTCGGTTTACCCTATGCACAGGGCATGATCTATCATCCCACCGATACCGCGCGTTTCTTTCCCCGGAATCTGACGCTTGACGTCTACCAGCCCGACGAAGACGTAGCGCAGCATCGTCCCGTCGTTTTGTTGGTTCATTCCGGAGGCTTTTGGACGGGCGATTCCTTGATGAAGTCGATGGTCCGTGCTGGCAACTATTTCGCCGAGCGAGGCTGGGTTTGTTTTTCGATCAACTATCGTCTGCACGGTGATCGAGCGATCGCGCCAACGGGCTGGCTGAAGAATCGGCCCACCTATGCTGCGACGCGAGACGCGAAGGCGGCCATCCGCTGGATCCGGGCCAACGCGAAAACCTACCGCATCGACCCAAATTCGATCGTCGCCTACGGTGGATCCGCAGGCGGATATATCGGTGCAGCCCTAGCAGCATCGGATGAGTCCGACTTCCGCGACGAACTGCTGACAAACGAAGCCGAGAGCAAGCTACTGCAAGCGACGCACTTGGAACAATCTTCGCAAGTTCAGGCCGTGGTCAGCCATTGGGGATCGGGACTGCTGCTGGAACTGCTGAAAGAGTACGACGGGCGAGACCGGTTCGATTCCGACGATGCTCCCCTGCTGATCATCCATGGCACCGAAGACAAAGTGGTTCCCTATCATCATGCCGAAGACCTGCTGAAGAACTACCGAAGCAAGATCGAACATTTCCGACTGGACGGCTTCGGCCATTCTGCATGGGCCGCCAAGGTCAACGGCGACTCGCTTCTAGATGCGGTGTATCCGTTTATGCAACAAGCGTTGAATCTGTCGGCGAAGTGA
- a CDS encoding Rieske (2Fe-2S) protein, giving the protein MTWINAAKTNEVPAGTGKLIIVEDDLIALFHIDGVFIDIP; this is encoded by the coding sequence ATGACTTGGATCAACGCCGCGAAGACAAATGAAGTACCGGCGGGGACGGGCAAGCTGATCATCGTCGAAGACGACTTGATCGCGCTGTTCCATATCGACGGGGTGTTCATCGACATCCCATGA
- a CDS encoding DUF542 domain-containing protein has translation MSGKGAAVLHDDSAVGLWVAQHPETAEVFEMLQIDYCCDGNKPLENACWENGLEVLRVHSLLAHTMAESANADQPDWLHASLTQLCDHIEQTHHALLKSSLPMLGDLISEIVSLHSQTHEGLRDVQLSFVAWRDEIVALMEEEEASLFPAIRRLEVDGNGSPSDKDFISTMIHRVTSEHTDIGEALKMTRKAGKNASATKDGSTKISRMYGLLRWVESDVRHHVHIEESILFPRVLAALAS, from the coding sequence ATGTCTGGAAAAGGTGCGGCAGTGTTGCATGATGATTCGGCTGTTGGACTGTGGGTGGCTCAGCATCCCGAAACGGCGGAAGTGTTCGAGATGTTGCAGATCGACTATTGCTGCGATGGGAATAAGCCGCTCGAAAATGCGTGTTGGGAAAACGGATTGGAAGTGCTACGTGTTCATTCGTTGTTGGCGCATACCATGGCCGAATCGGCCAATGCCGACCAACCGGATTGGTTGCATGCATCGCTGACCCAGCTATGCGATCACATCGAACAGACACACCATGCCCTGCTGAAGAGTAGCTTGCCGATGCTGGGCGACCTGATATCGGAGATCGTCAGTTTGCATAGCCAGACGCACGAAGGACTACGAGATGTTCAACTTTCTTTCGTCGCTTGGCGTGACGAGATCGTCGCTTTGATGGAGGAAGAGGAAGCGTCCCTGTTTCCTGCGATACGTCGGTTGGAAGTCGATGGAAACGGCAGCCCGTCGGACAAGGATTTCATTTCCACGATGATTCATCGGGTCACCTCGGAACACACCGACATCGGTGAAGCTCTGAAAATGACTCGGAAAGCAGGGAAGAACGCTTCTGCGACGAAAGACGGCAGTACGAAGATTTCGCGAATGTACGGACTGCTACGCTGGGTCGAATCCGACGTCCGACATCATGTCCACATCGAGGAATCTATCCTGTTTCCGCGTGTGTTAGCGGCATTAGCCAGTTGA